Proteins from one Acanthopagrus latus isolate v.2019 chromosome 18, fAcaLat1.1, whole genome shotgun sequence genomic window:
- the LOC119008150 gene encoding uncharacterized protein LOC119008150 isoform X2, translating to MEAVIGLLLMLLGVSHGVETSCDGRINGTQCYGALGGTVVLRLMNRASGIYRYKWVKNKTVILRGRNDKLKTNLLETRSSFTPSDGTFRISNLSRTDGGEYTLKIYDTSGRVLDPQILQLNIQAPVFSVLLVSECLSQGEMRVSCSSEGGDSPQYSWTLDGHTLTDAQLLSGNKDSNTITLRQDVSGQLVCSVSNNVNSVSQNKTISTCGFIFVDCISNGTHISQWVFEANNTLCVESTTACTSTTEDKESGTTVLTVPTKPPTAPTTITETEASTEGVETSCDGRINGTQCYGALGGTVVLRLMDRASGIHRYQWNKNKTVILRGRNDKLITNLLETRSSFTPSDGTFRINNLSRTDGGEYTLKIFETSGRVLDSQILQLNIQAPVSSVLLVPECLSQGEMRVSCSSEGGDSPQYSWTLDGHTLTDAQLLSGNKDRNTITLRQDVSGQLVCSVSNNVSRVSKDEMMSTCDQFLLILGLRAAVVILIFSGITVYFVWKKKKYEKAEGSAVPEEMNYENSVVMVEIRSSASEL from the exons ATGGAGGCTGTGATTGGACTGTTGCTGATGCTGCTCGGAGTCTCTCATG GTGTGGAAACCTCCTGTGATGGCAGAATAAATGGAACTCAGTGTTACGGAGCTTTGGGAGGAACTGTGGTCCTCCGGCTGATGAACAGAGCCTCAGGAATATACAGATACAAATgggtcaaaaacaaaacagtaataCTCAGAGGGAGAAATGATAAGTTAAAAACTAATCTGTTAGAAACCAGATCCTCATTTACTCCCAGTGATGGAACATTTAGGATCAGTAACCTGAGCAGGACTGATGGTGGTGAATATACTCTGAAAATCTATGATACAAGTGGACGAGTGTTAGATCCTCAAATTCTACAGCTGAACATTCAAG ctcctgtgttctctgtcctgctggtctctgagtgtctgtcccagggagagatgagggtgtcctgctcctctgaggGAGGGGACAGTCCTCAGTACAGCTGGACTCTGgatggacacacactgacagacgctcagctcctctctggaaATAAAGACAGTAACACCATCACTCTGAGACAAGACGTCTCAGGACAACTGGTCTGCTCAGTCAGCAATAACGTCAATAGCGTCTCGCAGAACAAAACGATATCTACCTGTG GTTTCATATTCGTTGACTGCATCTCCAATGGGACGCACATATCACAGTGGGTGTTTGAAGCCAATAACACCCTGTGTGTTGAGTCAACAACAGCCTGTACCTCCACCACTGAGGATAAGGAGTCTGGCACCACAGTGCTGACTGTACCAACTAAACCACCAACAGCCCCGACCACGATCACAGAAACGGAGGCGTCCACCGAGG GTGTGGAAACCTCCTGTGATGGCAGAATAAATGGAACTCAGTGTTATGGAGCTTTGGGAGGAACTGTGGTCCTCCGGCTGATGGACAGAGCCTCAGGAATACACAGATACcaatggaacaaaaacaaaacagtaataCTCAGAGGGAGAAATGATAAGTTAATAACTAATCTGTTAGAAACCAGATCCTCATTTACTCCCAGTGATGGAACATTTAGGATCAATAACCTGAGCAGGACTGATGGTGGTGAATATACTCTGAAAATCTTTGAGACAAGTGGACGAGTGTTAGATTCTCAGATTCTACAGCTGAACATTCAAG ctcctgtgtcctctgtcctgcTGGTCCCTGAGTGTCTGTCCCAGGGAGAGATGAGggtgtcctgctcctctgaggGAGGGGACAGTCCTCAGTACAGCTGGACTCTGgatggacacacactgacagacgctcagctcctctctggaaataaagacagaaacaccatCACTCTGAGACAAGACGTCTCAGGACAACTGGTCTGCTCAGTCAGCAATAACGTCAGTCGAGTCTCCAAGGACGAGATGATGTCTACCTGTG ATCAGTTCCTGCTCATACTTGGTTTGCGAGCAGCTGTGGTGATTCTTATATTTAGTGGGATCACCGTCTATTTTgtttggaagaagaagaaatatgagAAAGCTGAAGGCTCTGCCGTCCCTGAAGAGATGAACTATGAGAACTCTGTTGTGATGGTTGAAATTAGAAGTTCTGCATCTGAACTTTAA
- the cdx1a gene encoding homeobox protein CDX-1a: protein MYNSQSARHPAQTLSLNTQYLPPPYDFTGYHHVPGVGDPSPSPWNPVYAPRDEYPYSFPGSSPSAGQLSFSSAELSGTPTASGGGSFTPYNFITGQDPFSSRRPHESSRPSITGGKTRTKDKYRVVYTDQQRLELEREFQHNRYITMRRKTELSVELGLSERQVKIWFQNRRAKERKINRKKLQHSQQASTTTPTPPVLGGPADPPVTTSPSSNILSDTISEEY from the exons ATGTACAACTCACAGTCGGCCAGACACCCGGCTCAGACCCTGTCACTGAACACTCAGTACCTCCCGCCTCCGTATGACTTCACCGGTTATCATCACGTCCCGGGAGTCGGTGACCCGTCGCCGAGTCCCTGGAACCCGGTGTACGCTCCCCGGGACGAGTATCCGTACAGCTTCCCGGGGTCGAGCCCCAGCGCCGGCCAGCTCAGCTTCTCCTCCGCGGAGCTGAGCGGCACGCCCACTGCCTCCGGAGGAGGGTCGTTCACCCCCTACAACTTCATCACTGGACAGGACCCCTTCAGCTCCAGGAGGCCACATGAATCCAGCAGACCGTCCATCACAG GAGGAAAGACTCGCACGAAGGACAAGTACAGGGTGGTGTACACTGATCAACAGCGCCTGGAGCTTGAGAGGGAGTTCCAGCATAACCGCTACATCACCATGAGGAGGAAGACTGAGCTGTCGGTGGAACTGGGCCTCTCTGAAAGACAG GTGAAGATCTGGTTTCAGAACAGACGTGccaaagagaggaagataaaCAGGAAGAAGCTGCAGCATTCCCAGCAGGCCTCCACAACGACGCCCACCCCACCTGTGCTGGGTGGACCCGCCGACCCTCCAGTCACCACCAGCCCCAGCAGCAACATCTTATCTGACACGATATCAGAGGAATACTAG
- the LOC119008152 gene encoding uncharacterized protein LOC119008152 isoform X5, with amino-acid sequence MEAVIGLLLMLLGVSHGVETSCDGRINGTQCYGALGGTVVLRLMDSTSGIHRYIWFKNKSVILRGRNDELITNLLENRSSFTPSDGTFRISNLSRTDGGEYTLKIYETSGRVLDPQILQLNIQAPVSSVLLVSECLSQGEMRVSCSSEGGDSPQYNWTLDGHTLTDAQLLSGNKDSNIITLRQDVSGQLVCSVSNNVNSVSQNKTISTCGFIFIDCISNGTHISQWVFEASNTLCVESTTARTSTTVDQSLLICGLRTAVMILILIGIAVYFIWKKKKYEKAEGSAIPVEMDYENSVVMVEVRSSGSEL; translated from the exons ATGGAGGCTGTGATTGGACTGTTGCTGATGCTGCTCGGAGTCTCTCATG GTGTGGAAACCTCCTGTGATGGCAGAATAAATGGAACTCAGTGTTATGGAGCTTTGGGAGGAACTGTGGTCCTCCGGCTGATGGACAGCACCTCAGGAATACACAGATACATATggttcaaaaacaaatcagtaatACTCAGAGGGAGAAATGATGAGTTAATAACTAATCTGTTAGAAAACAGATCCTCATTTACTCCCAGTGATGGAACATTTAGGATCAGTAACCTGAGCAGGACTGATGGTGGTGAATATACTCTGAAAATCTATGAGACAAGTGGACGAGTGTTAGATCCTCAGATTCTACAGCTGAACATTCAAg ctcctgtgtcctctgtcctgctggtctctgagtgtctgtcccagggagagatgagggtgtcctgctcctctgaggGAGGGGACAGTCCTCAGTACAACTGGACTCTGgatggacacacactgacagacgctcagctcctctctggaaATAAAGACAGTAACATCATCACTCTGAGACAAGACGTCTCAGGACAACTGGTCTGCTCAGTCAGCAATAACGTCAATAGCGTctcacagaacaaaacaatatCTACCTGTG GTTTCATATTCATTGACTGCATCTCCAATGGGACGCACATATCACAGTGGGTGTTTGAAGCCAGTAACACCCTGTGTGTTGAGTCAACAACAGCCCGTACCTCCACCACTGTGG ATCAGTCCCTGCTCATCTGTGGTCTGCGAACAGCTGTGATGATTCTCATTTTAATTGGCATCGCCGTCTATTTCatctggaagaagaagaaatatgagAAAGCTGAAGGCTCTGCCATCCCTGTAGAGATGGACTATGAGAACTCTGTTGTGATGGTTGAAGTGAGAAGTTCTGGATCTGAACTTTAA
- the LOC119008150 gene encoding uncharacterized protein LOC119008150 isoform X1: protein MEAVIGLLLMLLGVSHGVETSCDGRINGTQCYGALGGTVVLRLMDRASGIYRYTWVKNKTVMLRGRNDKLITNLLETRSSFTPSDGTFRISNLSRTDGGEYTLIIYDTSGRVLDPQILQLNIQAPVFSVLLVSECLSQGEMRVSCSSEGGDSPQYSWTLDGHTLTDAQLLSGNKDSNTITLRQDVSGQLVCSVSNNVNSVSQNKTISTCGFIFVDCISNGTHISQWVFEANNTLCVESTTACTSTTEDKESGTTVLTVPTKPPTAPTTITETEASTEGVETSCDGRINGTQCYGALGGTVVLRLMDRASGIHRYQWNKNKTVILRGRNDKLITNLLETRSSFTPSDGTFRINNLSRTDGGEYTLKIFETSGRVLDSQILQLNIQAPVSSVLLVPECLSQGEMRVSCSSEGGDSPQYSWTLDGHTLTDAQLLSGNKDRNTITLRQDVSGQLVCSVSNNVSRVSKDEMMSTCDQFLLILGLRAAVVILIFSGITVYFVWKKKKYEKAEGSAVPEEMNYENSVVMVEIRSSASEL from the exons ATGGAGGCTGTGATTGGACTGTTGCTGATGCTGCTCGGAGTCTCTCATG GTGTGGAAACCTCCTGTGATGGCAGAATAAATGGAACTCAGTGTTATGGAGCTTTGGGAGGAACTGTGGTCCTCCGGCTGATGGACAGAGCCTCAGGAATATACAGATACACATgggtcaaaaacaaaacagtaatgCTCAGAGGGAGAAATGATAAGTTAATAACTAATCTGTTAGAAACCAGATCCTCATTTACTCCCAGTGATGGAACATTTAGGATCAGTAACCTGAGCAGGACTGATGGTGGTGAATATACTCTGATAATCTATGATACAAGTGGACGAGTGTTAGATCCTCAGATTCTACAGCTGAACATTCAAG ctcctgtgttctctgtcctgctggtctctgagtgtctgtcccagggagagatgagggtgtcctgctcctctgaggGAGGGGACAGTCCTCAGTACAGCTGGACTCTGgatggacacacactgacagacgctcagctcctctctggaaATAAAGACAGTAACACCATCACTCTGAGACAAGACGTCTCAGGACAACTGGTCTGCTCAGTCAGCAATAACGTCAATAGCGTCTCGCAGAACAAAACGATATCTACCTGTG GTTTCATATTCGTTGACTGCATCTCCAATGGGACGCACATATCACAGTGGGTGTTTGAAGCCAATAACACCCTGTGTGTTGAGTCAACAACAGCCTGTACCTCCACCACTGAGGATAAGGAGTCTGGCACCACAGTGCTGACTGTACCAACTAAACCACCAACAGCCCCGACCACGATCACAGAAACGGAGGCGTCCACCGAGG GTGTGGAAACCTCCTGTGATGGCAGAATAAATGGAACTCAGTGTTATGGAGCTTTGGGAGGAACTGTGGTCCTCCGGCTGATGGACAGAGCCTCAGGAATACACAGATACcaatggaacaaaaacaaaacagtaataCTCAGAGGGAGAAATGATAAGTTAATAACTAATCTGTTAGAAACCAGATCCTCATTTACTCCCAGTGATGGAACATTTAGGATCAATAACCTGAGCAGGACTGATGGTGGTGAATATACTCTGAAAATCTTTGAGACAAGTGGACGAGTGTTAGATTCTCAGATTCTACAGCTGAACATTCAAG ctcctgtgtcctctgtcctgcTGGTCCCTGAGTGTCTGTCCCAGGGAGAGATGAGggtgtcctgctcctctgaggGAGGGGACAGTCCTCAGTACAGCTGGACTCTGgatggacacacactgacagacgctcagctcctctctggaaataaagacagaaacaccatCACTCTGAGACAAGACGTCTCAGGACAACTGGTCTGCTCAGTCAGCAATAACGTCAGTCGAGTCTCCAAGGACGAGATGATGTCTACCTGTG ATCAGTTCCTGCTCATACTTGGTTTGCGAGCAGCTGTGGTGATTCTTATATTTAGTGGGATCACCGTCTATTTTgtttggaagaagaagaaatatgagAAAGCTGAAGGCTCTGCCGTCCCTGAAGAGATGAACTATGAGAACTCTGTTGTGATGGTTGAAATTAGAAGTTCTGCATCTGAACTTTAA
- the LOC119008152 gene encoding uncharacterized protein LOC119008152 isoform X1, which yields MKVVTGLLLMLLRVSHGVETYCDGRINGAQCYGALGGTVVLRLMNSISGIHGYQWVKNETDILFWRNDKLITNLLENRSSFTPSDGTFRINNLSRTDGGAYTLKSFDLKGHQLDLQILQLNIQAPVSSVRLVSECLSQGEMRVSCSSEGGDSPQYNWTLDGHTLTDAQLLSGNKDSNNITLRQYVSGQLVCSVSNNVSRVSKEDTISTCGFIFIDCISNGTHISQWVFEANNTLCVESTTARTSTTEGKEPGITVSNKPSTNNTTTSQNLHIKDEHWYIMAGVLAVLVILLVVGVAVVCAHKTRQNNKPKEEDDEQELTYADVRVVQRQVRREQQKAEAGVEYGEVRFSGQPRQSAPPAGDDCVYSMVRRDR from the exons ATGAAAGTTGTGACTGGACTGTTGCTGATGCTGCTCAGAGTCTCTCATG GTGTGGAAACCTACTGTGATGGCAGAATAAATGGAGCTCAGTGTTATGGAGCTTTGGGAGGAACTGTGGTCCTCCGGCTGATGAACAGCATCTCAGGAATACACGGATACCAATGGGTCAAAAACGAAACAGATATACTCTTTTGGAGAAATGATAAGTTAATAACTAATCTGTTAGAAAACAGATCCTCATTTACTCCCAGTGATGGAACATTTAGGATCAATAACCTGAGCAGGACTGATGGTGGTGCATATACTCTAAAAAGCTTTGATTTGAAAGGACATCAATTAGATCTTCAGATTCTACAGCTGAACATTCAAG ctccTGTGTCCTCTGTCCGGCTGGTCTCTGAGTGTCTGTCCCAGGGAGAGATGAGggtgtcctgctcctctgaggGAGGGGACAGTCCTCAGTACAACTGGACTCTGgatggacacacactgacagatgctcagctcctctctggaaATAAAGACAGTAACAACATCACTCTGAGACAATACGTCTCAGGACAACTGGTCTGCTCAGTCAGCAATAACGTCAGTCGAGTCTCGAAGGAAGACACGATATCTACCTGTG GCTTCATATTCATTGACTGCATCTCCAATGGGACGCACATATCACAGTGGGTGTTTGAAGCCAATAACACCCTGTGTGTTGAGTCAACAACAGCCCGTACCTCCACCACTGAGGGTAAGGAGCCTGGCATCACAGTGTCAAATAAACCCTCCACTAATAACACAACCACCAGCCAAAATCTGCACATCAAGGATGAACACTGGTACA TTATGGCAGGCGTCCTGGCTGTACTGGTAATTCTCCTCGTGGTCGGCGTGGCAGTCGTTTGTGCACATAAGACACGGCAAAACAACAAGCcaaaag AAGAAGACGATGAGCAGGAGCTGACGTATGCTGATGTCCGGGTCGTGCAGCGGCAGGTGAGGCGAGAGCAGCAGAAAGCAGAGGCCGGGGTGGAGTACGGAGAGGTCAGGTTCTCTGGGCAACCCCGGCAGAGCGCCCCACCAGCGGGAGATGATTGTGTGTACTCCATGGTCCGTAGAGACAGGTGA
- the LOC119008152 gene encoding uncharacterized protein LOC119008152 isoform X4: MKVVTGLLLMLLRVSHGVETYCDGRINGAQCYGALGGTVVLRLMNSISGIHGYQWVKNETDILFWRNDKLITNLLENRSSFTPSDGTFRINNLSRTDGGAYTLKSFDLKGHQLDLQILQLNIQAPVSSVRLVSECLSQGEMRVSCSSEGGDSPQYNWTLDGHTLTDAQLLSGNKDSNNITLRQYVSGQLVCSVSNNVSRVSKEDTISTCGFIFIDCISNGTHISQWVFEANNTLCVESTTARTSTTEVMAGVLAVLVILLVVGVAVVCAHKTRQNNKPKEEDDEQELTYADVRVVQRQVRREQQKAEAGVEYGEVRFSGQPRQSAPPAGDDCVYSMVRRDR; the protein is encoded by the exons ATGAAAGTTGTGACTGGACTGTTGCTGATGCTGCTCAGAGTCTCTCATG GTGTGGAAACCTACTGTGATGGCAGAATAAATGGAGCTCAGTGTTATGGAGCTTTGGGAGGAACTGTGGTCCTCCGGCTGATGAACAGCATCTCAGGAATACACGGATACCAATGGGTCAAAAACGAAACAGATATACTCTTTTGGAGAAATGATAAGTTAATAACTAATCTGTTAGAAAACAGATCCTCATTTACTCCCAGTGATGGAACATTTAGGATCAATAACCTGAGCAGGACTGATGGTGGTGCATATACTCTAAAAAGCTTTGATTTGAAAGGACATCAATTAGATCTTCAGATTCTACAGCTGAACATTCAAG ctccTGTGTCCTCTGTCCGGCTGGTCTCTGAGTGTCTGTCCCAGGGAGAGATGAGggtgtcctgctcctctgaggGAGGGGACAGTCCTCAGTACAACTGGACTCTGgatggacacacactgacagatgctcagctcctctctggaaATAAAGACAGTAACAACATCACTCTGAGACAATACGTCTCAGGACAACTGGTCTGCTCAGTCAGCAATAACGTCAGTCGAGTCTCGAAGGAAGACACGATATCTACCTGTG GCTTCATATTCATTGACTGCATCTCCAATGGGACGCACATATCACAGTGGGTGTTTGAAGCCAATAACACCCTGTGTGTTGAGTCAACAACAGCCCGTACCTCCACCACTGAGG TTATGGCAGGCGTCCTGGCTGTACTGGTAATTCTCCTCGTGGTCGGCGTGGCAGTCGTTTGTGCACATAAGACACGGCAAAACAACAAGCcaaaag AAGAAGACGATGAGCAGGAGCTGACGTATGCTGATGTCCGGGTCGTGCAGCGGCAGGTGAGGCGAGAGCAGCAGAAAGCAGAGGCCGGGGTGGAGTACGGAGAGGTCAGGTTCTCTGGGCAACCCCGGCAGAGCGCCCCACCAGCGGGAGATGATTGTGTGTACTCCATGGTCCGTAGAGACAGGTGA
- the LOC119008152 gene encoding uncharacterized protein LOC119008152 isoform X3, with product MPLGVSHGVETYCDGRINGAQCYGALGGTVVLRLMNSISGIHGYQWVKNETDILFWRNDKLITNLLENRSSFTPSDGTFRINNLSRTDGGAYTLKSFDLKGHQLDLQILQLNIQAPVSSVRLVSECLSQGEMRVSCSSEGGDSPQYNWTLDGHTLTDAQLLSGNKDSNNITLRQYVSGQLVCSVSNNVSRVSKEDTISTCGFIFIDCISNGTHISQWVFEANNTLCVESTTARTSTTEGKEPGITVSNKPSTNNTTTSQNLHIKDEHWYIMAGVLAVLVILLVVGVAVVCAHKTRQNNKPKEEDDEQELTYADVRVVQRQVRREQQKAEAGVEYGEVRFSGQPRQSAPPAGDDCVYSMVRRDR from the exons ATGCCGCTCGGAGTCTCTCATG GTGTGGAAACCTACTGTGATGGCAGAATAAATGGAGCTCAGTGTTATGGAGCTTTGGGAGGAACTGTGGTCCTCCGGCTGATGAACAGCATCTCAGGAATACACGGATACCAATGGGTCAAAAACGAAACAGATATACTCTTTTGGAGAAATGATAAGTTAATAACTAATCTGTTAGAAAACAGATCCTCATTTACTCCCAGTGATGGAACATTTAGGATCAATAACCTGAGCAGGACTGATGGTGGTGCATATACTCTAAAAAGCTTTGATTTGAAAGGACATCAATTAGATCTTCAGATTCTACAGCTGAACATTCAAG ctccTGTGTCCTCTGTCCGGCTGGTCTCTGAGTGTCTGTCCCAGGGAGAGATGAGggtgtcctgctcctctgaggGAGGGGACAGTCCTCAGTACAACTGGACTCTGgatggacacacactgacagatgctcagctcctctctggaaATAAAGACAGTAACAACATCACTCTGAGACAATACGTCTCAGGACAACTGGTCTGCTCAGTCAGCAATAACGTCAGTCGAGTCTCGAAGGAAGACACGATATCTACCTGTG GCTTCATATTCATTGACTGCATCTCCAATGGGACGCACATATCACAGTGGGTGTTTGAAGCCAATAACACCCTGTGTGTTGAGTCAACAACAGCCCGTACCTCCACCACTGAGGGTAAGGAGCCTGGCATCACAGTGTCAAATAAACCCTCCACTAATAACACAACCACCAGCCAAAATCTGCACATCAAGGATGAACACTGGTACA TTATGGCAGGCGTCCTGGCTGTACTGGTAATTCTCCTCGTGGTCGGCGTGGCAGTCGTTTGTGCACATAAGACACGGCAAAACAACAAGCcaaaag AAGAAGACGATGAGCAGGAGCTGACGTATGCTGATGTCCGGGTCGTGCAGCGGCAGGTGAGGCGAGAGCAGCAGAAAGCAGAGGCCGGGGTGGAGTACGGAGAGGTCAGGTTCTCTGGGCAACCCCGGCAGAGCGCCCCACCAGCGGGAGATGATTGTGTGTACTCCATGGTCCGTAGAGACAGGTGA
- the LOC119008152 gene encoding uncharacterized protein LOC119008152 isoform X2, whose translation MEAVIGLLLMLLGVSHGVETYCDGRINGAQCYGALGGTVVLRLMNSISGIHGYQWVKNETDILFWRNDKLITNLLENRSSFTPSDGTFRINNLSRTDGGAYTLKSFDLKGHQLDLQILQLNIQAPVSSVRLVSECLSQGEMRVSCSSEGGDSPQYNWTLDGHTLTDAQLLSGNKDSNNITLRQYVSGQLVCSVSNNVSRVSKEDTISTCGFIFIDCISNGTHISQWVFEANNTLCVESTTARTSTTEGKEPGITVSNKPSTNNTTTSQNLHIKDEHWYIMAGVLAVLVILLVVGVAVVCAHKTRQNNKPKEEDDEQELTYADVRVVQRQVRREQQKAEAGVEYGEVRFSGQPRQSAPPAGDDCVYSMVRRDR comes from the exons ATGGAGGCTGTGATTGGACTGTTGCTGATGCTGCTCGGAGTCTCTCATG GTGTGGAAACCTACTGTGATGGCAGAATAAATGGAGCTCAGTGTTATGGAGCTTTGGGAGGAACTGTGGTCCTCCGGCTGATGAACAGCATCTCAGGAATACACGGATACCAATGGGTCAAAAACGAAACAGATATACTCTTTTGGAGAAATGATAAGTTAATAACTAATCTGTTAGAAAACAGATCCTCATTTACTCCCAGTGATGGAACATTTAGGATCAATAACCTGAGCAGGACTGATGGTGGTGCATATACTCTAAAAAGCTTTGATTTGAAAGGACATCAATTAGATCTTCAGATTCTACAGCTGAACATTCAAG ctccTGTGTCCTCTGTCCGGCTGGTCTCTGAGTGTCTGTCCCAGGGAGAGATGAGggtgtcctgctcctctgaggGAGGGGACAGTCCTCAGTACAACTGGACTCTGgatggacacacactgacagatgctcagctcctctctggaaATAAAGACAGTAACAACATCACTCTGAGACAATACGTCTCAGGACAACTGGTCTGCTCAGTCAGCAATAACGTCAGTCGAGTCTCGAAGGAAGACACGATATCTACCTGTG GCTTCATATTCATTGACTGCATCTCCAATGGGACGCACATATCACAGTGGGTGTTTGAAGCCAATAACACCCTGTGTGTTGAGTCAACAACAGCCCGTACCTCCACCACTGAGGGTAAGGAGCCTGGCATCACAGTGTCAAATAAACCCTCCACTAATAACACAACCACCAGCCAAAATCTGCACATCAAGGATGAACACTGGTACA TTATGGCAGGCGTCCTGGCTGTACTGGTAATTCTCCTCGTGGTCGGCGTGGCAGTCGTTTGTGCACATAAGACACGGCAAAACAACAAGCcaaaag AAGAAGACGATGAGCAGGAGCTGACGTATGCTGATGTCCGGGTCGTGCAGCGGCAGGTGAGGCGAGAGCAGCAGAAAGCAGAGGCCGGGGTGGAGTACGGAGAGGTCAGGTTCTCTGGGCAACCCCGGCAGAGCGCCCCACCAGCGGGAGATGATTGTGTGTACTCCATGGTCCGTAGAGACAGGTGA